A portion of the Elusimicrobiota bacterium genome contains these proteins:
- a CDS encoding bifunctional N-acetylglucosamine-1-phosphate uridyltransferase/glucosamine-1-phosphate acetyltransferase has product MASSPAPHIVVLAGGAGARMRIGHPKALHPVFFRPMIHHVLDAAEALERASIRLVVGRGEREFREQCRGYKDLSIVRQESPLGTADAVRAAGLAPGPDGDVLILYGDVPLLTAGTLRELTARHAASGAGCTVGRAAGPEGRAVAHCYRLKDLPAALEGAGDLRVPRGAAEFVLPDPAEALDVDDLHELWRAETALRERYNRELMLKGTVLQDPRTTLIDPRCRIGPDVRIEGGCTVIDSVLGAGVRVEGFCRIVDSEVGAGSLILQGTLAEQARVGRDCRVGPYAHLRPGTRLQDDVWLGNFVELKNASLGSGTRAAHQCYIGDAQVGRKVSIGAGFITSSSSAGPLKQRTIIEDEVVVGGASQTIAPVTLGAGSFVATGTSVTEDAPPDSFVIGRSRQVTKPGYSKKYGKAKEPGAPR; this is encoded by the coding sequence ATGGCAAGCTCCCCGGCGCCGCATATCGTGGTCCTCGCGGGCGGCGCCGGGGCGAGGATGAGGATCGGGCATCCCAAGGCCCTGCATCCGGTATTCTTCCGGCCGATGATCCATCACGTCCTGGACGCGGCCGAGGCGCTCGAGCGCGCGTCGATCCGTCTCGTGGTCGGCCGGGGCGAGCGCGAGTTCCGCGAGCAGTGCCGCGGCTACAAGGACCTGAGCATCGTCCGCCAGGAGTCCCCGCTCGGCACGGCGGACGCGGTCCGGGCCGCGGGGCTCGCGCCGGGCCCGGACGGCGACGTCCTGATCCTATACGGCGACGTCCCGCTGCTGACGGCGGGCACGCTGCGGGAGCTGACGGCGCGGCACGCCGCCTCGGGCGCCGGCTGCACCGTGGGCCGGGCGGCGGGGCCGGAGGGGCGCGCCGTCGCGCACTGCTACCGGCTCAAGGACCTGCCGGCCGCGCTCGAGGGCGCCGGGGACCTCCGCGTCCCTCGCGGAGCCGCGGAGTTCGTCCTGCCGGACCCCGCCGAGGCGCTGGACGTCGACGACCTGCATGAGCTGTGGCGCGCGGAGACCGCCTTGCGGGAGCGCTACAACCGCGAGCTGATGCTCAAGGGCACGGTCCTCCAGGATCCGCGCACGACCCTGATCGATCCGCGCTGCCGGATCGGCCCCGACGTGCGCATCGAGGGCGGCTGCACGGTGATCGACTCGGTCCTCGGAGCGGGCGTGCGGGTGGAGGGCTTCTGCCGGATCGTCGACTCCGAGGTCGGGGCCGGGAGCCTCATCCTGCAGGGGACCCTCGCTGAGCAGGCCCGCGTCGGGCGCGACTGCCGGGTAGGGCCCTACGCGCATCTCCGCCCGGGCACGCGCCTCCAGGACGACGTCTGGCTCGGGAACTTCGTCGAGCTCAAGAACGCGAGCCTGGGCTCCGGGACGAGGGCCGCGCATCAATGCTACATCGGGGACGCGCAGGTGGGGAGGAAGGTGAGCATCGGCGCGGGCTTCATCACGAGCAGCTCGAGCGCCGGGCCGCTGAAGCAGAGGACGATCATCGAGGACGAGGTCGTCGTCGGCGGCGCCTCGCAGACGATCGCGCCGGTGACGCTCGGCGCGGGGAGCTTCGTCGCGACCGGGACGAGCGTCACCGAGGACGCCCCGCCGGACTCCTTCGTGATCGGCCGGAGCCGTCAGGTCACGAAGCCCGGCTACTCCAAGAAGTACGGCAAGGCGAAAGAGCCGGGCGCTCCCCGCTGA
- a CDS encoding type IX secretion system membrane protein PorP/SprF, giving the protein MPKPMKRHRTSASASLALRALLCAGLVAGGALSARAAFDFAPTGAQAAAMGGSVLAGSGDSASLFLNPAGASGLERPEAYFMYNRYFAGLSGVEALGQGFASLGVPTKIGVLSAGYADLRASGLLEERVVAVSFARRWFGFLDAGVTGKHLHHKYLIASDPAASADPVFRDGSSRGAFALDFGAGAAVAGPLRAALAVRNVNRPDVGLATEDRVPREYQAGLSYAVESWRLKLTADFLYRDSGSGSLKERSVPSVGLEKSLEGDRVKFRLGASPDQFSAGGGVQFDRLGFDYAFILSRNLLAHNAGTHMIGVRYRFGDSAPASTRNP; this is encoded by the coding sequence TTGCCCAAACCGATGAAACGACACCGGACGTCCGCATCCGCGTCCCTCGCCCTTCGCGCGCTCCTCTGCGCCGGGCTCGTCGCCGGCGGAGCGCTCAGCGCCCGCGCCGCCTTCGACTTCGCCCCGACCGGCGCGCAGGCCGCCGCGATGGGAGGCTCCGTGCTCGCCGGCTCCGGCGACAGCGCGTCGCTCTTCCTCAACCCCGCCGGCGCCTCCGGCCTCGAGCGCCCCGAGGCCTACTTCATGTACAACCGGTACTTCGCGGGGCTCAGCGGCGTCGAGGCCCTCGGGCAGGGCTTCGCCTCCCTCGGCGTCCCCACCAAGATAGGCGTCCTGTCGGCCGGGTACGCCGACCTGCGCGCGTCCGGCCTCCTCGAGGAGCGCGTCGTCGCCGTCTCGTTCGCCCGGCGCTGGTTCGGCTTCCTCGACGCCGGCGTCACCGGCAAGCACCTCCACCATAAATACCTGATCGCCTCCGATCCCGCGGCGTCCGCCGACCCCGTCTTCCGCGACGGCTCCTCGCGCGGCGCGTTCGCCCTGGACTTCGGCGCCGGCGCCGCCGTCGCCGGTCCCCTGAGGGCCGCGCTGGCCGTGCGCAACGTCAACCGCCCGGACGTCGGGCTGGCCACCGAGGACCGGGTCCCGCGGGAGTATCAGGCGGGCCTGTCCTACGCCGTCGAGTCGTGGAGGCTGAAGCTGACGGCCGACTTCCTCTACCGCGACTCCGGGTCGGGCTCGCTCAAGGAGCGCAGCGTGCCCTCCGTCGGCCTGGAGAAGTCGCTCGAGGGCGACCGCGTCAAGTTCCGCCTCGGCGCCAGCCCCGACCAGTTCAGCGCGGGCGGCGGCGTCCAGTTCGACCGCCTGGGCTTCGACTACGCCTTCATCCTCAGCCGCAATCTCCTGGCCCACAACGCCGGCACGCACATGATCGGCGTCCGTTACCGCTTCGGCGACTCCGCTCCCGCTTCCACGAGGAACCCTTGA
- the wecB gene encoding UDP-N-acetylglucosamine 2-epimerase (non-hydrolyzing): protein MNKPVILAVFGTRPEAIKLAPVVRALRARTDLTTRLCVTAQHRQMLDRMLANFGLRPDFDLDLMQANQDLNGFSARALPRLQEVLRRLRPDFVLVQGDTTTAFVTALAAFYERVPVGHVEAGLRSFDRGNPYPEETNRVMISRLSDLHFVPTRAALENLLAEGIPRANIVQTGNTVVDALLHDGAGTRGFAAPELRSAVAAMRDGDKAVVVTTHRRENFGRPLESLCEAFRILVERHPRLHLFYPVHMNPKVADVVRRRLRHPRAHLLPALDYFDLIELMRMSSFVLTDSGGLQEEAPSLGKPVVVLRKVTERPEAVSAGAAVLAGTRTRDVVRAASRLLRDEAHHASMSGGAGIFGDGRASERIVGSVRHYLGLARRRPAGFEPVTRATK from the coding sequence GTGAATAAGCCCGTCATCCTCGCCGTGTTCGGGACCCGGCCCGAGGCCATCAAGCTCGCGCCCGTCGTCCGCGCGCTCCGCGCGCGGACGGACCTGACGACCCGCCTGTGCGTGACCGCCCAGCACCGGCAGATGCTGGACCGCATGCTCGCGAACTTCGGCCTGCGTCCGGATTTCGACCTGGACCTGATGCAGGCGAACCAGGATCTCAACGGCTTCTCCGCGCGCGCGCTGCCGCGCCTGCAGGAGGTGCTGCGGCGCCTGCGCCCCGACTTCGTCCTCGTCCAGGGAGACACGACGACGGCCTTCGTCACCGCGCTGGCCGCGTTCTACGAGCGCGTGCCCGTCGGTCACGTCGAGGCGGGCCTGCGGTCCTTCGACCGCGGCAATCCGTATCCCGAGGAGACCAATCGCGTCATGATCTCGCGCCTCAGCGACCTGCATTTCGTCCCGACCCGGGCCGCCCTCGAGAACCTGCTCGCCGAGGGGATCCCCCGGGCGAACATCGTCCAGACCGGCAACACCGTGGTGGACGCCTTGCTGCACGATGGCGCGGGGACGCGGGGCTTCGCCGCGCCCGAGCTCCGGAGCGCCGTCGCCGCGATGCGCGACGGCGACAAGGCGGTCGTCGTCACGACCCATCGCCGGGAGAACTTCGGCCGTCCCCTCGAGTCGCTGTGCGAGGCGTTCCGGATCCTGGTCGAGAGGCATCCGCGCCTGCATCTGTTCTACCCGGTCCACATGAACCCCAAGGTCGCGGACGTCGTGCGTCGCCGCCTGCGCCACCCGCGCGCGCACCTCCTCCCCGCGCTCGACTACTTCGACCTGATCGAGCTCATGCGCATGAGCTCCTTCGTGCTGACGGACTCGGGGGGGCTCCAGGAGGAGGCGCCGTCGCTCGGCAAGCCCGTCGTGGTCCTGCGCAAGGTGACCGAGAGGCCCGAGGCGGTCAGCGCCGGCGCGGCCGTCCTCGCCGGCACGCGGACGCGGGACGTCGTCCGCGCGGCCTCGCGCCTGCTGCGCGACGAGGCGCATCACGCGTCGATGTCGGGAGGCGCGGGGATCTTCGGGGACGGACGGGCGAGCGAGCGCATCGTCGGGAGCGTGCGTCATTATCTCGGCCTCGCCCGACGGCGCCCGGCGGGTTTCGAGCCCGTCACGAGGGCGACAAAATGA
- a CDS encoding glutamine synthetase gives MIEAVLRDAPPAGAPPADFAALSRLISSRGLRFAEFRFTDIEGRLWRIMMPADAVNEGLFSRGLPLDGQPIGGSWDGLMRLMPRLDAVYVDAAADAPRLVMFCDVFEPGGRGPLELEPRHVLARALGVAEERLDGALVMGVEPEFLLLEPGGLPAAESVVWDFLARLALALGDAGIRVDWFRTGPASGQGRVQMRAGAPLKMADQVMLYRQLAANLARERSLTASFLPRPVPGGGTPGMPVHAAMWRGGENQFHDERGWALTSPTCRAFAGGLLAHLPALTALCAPTTNSYRRLIPGFSGPVEPIVSTIDRAAACRIPARTAAAGARRVKFCCPDSTANPYLALAAVILAGLDGVERGLVPPVDGDRPAGTRVPHCLESALDGLDADRAFLTAGGAFTDLLLDAWIKDRWTRHILPLRSRPHPWELTRTDQFGSALGVDATLGG, from the coding sequence GTGATCGAGGCCGTCTTGCGGGACGCTCCGCCCGCGGGCGCCCCGCCCGCCGACTTCGCCGCGCTGAGCCGGCTGATCTCGTCGCGCGGGCTTCGTTTCGCCGAATTCCGCTTCACCGACATCGAGGGCCGGCTCTGGCGGATCATGATGCCCGCGGACGCGGTGAACGAGGGTCTCTTCTCCCGCGGGCTGCCCCTCGACGGGCAGCCCATCGGGGGGAGCTGGGACGGGCTGATGCGGCTCATGCCGCGGCTGGACGCGGTCTACGTCGACGCCGCGGCGGACGCGCCCCGCCTCGTCATGTTCTGCGACGTCTTCGAGCCCGGCGGCCGCGGCCCGCTGGAGCTCGAGCCGAGGCACGTCCTCGCCCGCGCGCTGGGCGTCGCGGAGGAGCGGCTCGACGGCGCGCTGGTGATGGGCGTCGAGCCGGAGTTCCTCCTCCTCGAGCCCGGCGGCCTTCCCGCGGCGGAGAGCGTCGTCTGGGACTTCCTGGCCCGGCTCGCGCTGGCGCTCGGCGACGCCGGCATCCGGGTCGACTGGTTCCGGACCGGCCCGGCCTCCGGGCAGGGCCGGGTGCAGATGCGCGCGGGCGCGCCGCTGAAGATGGCGGATCAGGTGATGCTCTATCGCCAGCTGGCGGCGAACCTCGCGCGCGAGCGCTCGCTCACGGCTTCGTTCCTGCCGCGTCCGGTCCCCGGCGGCGGCACGCCCGGCATGCCCGTCCACGCGGCGATGTGGAGGGGGGGCGAGAACCAGTTCCACGACGAGCGGGGCTGGGCGCTGACCAGCCCGACATGCCGCGCCTTCGCCGGAGGGCTCCTGGCGCATCTGCCCGCGCTGACGGCGCTGTGCGCGCCGACGACCAACTCCTACCGCCGCCTGATCCCGGGATTCTCCGGCCCGGTCGAGCCCATCGTCTCGACGATCGACCGGGCGGCGGCCTGCCGCATCCCCGCCCGCACGGCCGCGGCGGGCGCGCGGCGGGTCAAGTTCTGCTGCCCCGACTCCACGGCGAACCCGTACCTGGCGCTGGCGGCGGTCATCCTGGCGGGGCTCGACGGCGTCGAGCGGGGGCTCGTGCCCCCTGTGGACGGCGACCGGCCGGCGGGCACGAGGGTGCCGCATTGCCTCGAGTCGGCGCTCGACGGCCTCGACGCCGACCGCGCCTTCCTGACGGCGGGGGGGGCCTTCACCGACCTCCTGCTCGACGCCTGGATCAAGGACCGGTGGACGCGCCACATCCTTCCACTCCGCTCGCGGCCGCACCCGTGGGAGCTGACGCGAACCGACCAGTTCGGAAGCGCCCTGGGCGTGGACGCGACCCTCGGAGGGTGA
- a CDS encoding glycosyl transferase family protein: MTIDFGAVLVALTSFSAVAILVSGLDDLFIDVCYYGSQLRRRFSRSRTEEVTEADLRALPEQGIAIMIPAWHEDAVIGHMLRNTLGTVEYGNYDIFIGTYPNDEATMHAVAAVAESDPRVHRIVCPHDGPTNKADCLNWIIEGIRHYDKATGKRIGILMLHDSEDLVHPLSLKLMNRWIPEVAMVQLPVIPFESAAGEMTAGTYLDEFAESHLKDMVVRERLSGMVPSAGVGTGFSRAAIERLALKHNNQVFNVGTFTEDYDLAFRLKAIGERSMLLQFTVERTRVEGAKLRVVRELVGTREYFPSNFSDAVRQKARWTLGIVFHGWQQRGWEGDLPLRYMIWRDRKALLTNSVNILGYLLLLEAAVGPYWDPAGADPERIRFIPADGWVWKVILVDALLLFNRCAQRVACDARISSWKQAWLSLPRIIWGNVINFCAVARATHIFVRNRLTGEKLVWAKTAHAFPSEAQLLGYKRKLGDLLLEQRRITLSHLSEALRSQKESGKRLGDILVDSGFARESEIVETLAGQLKVEAVRLDHARLRREDLDLISECACREHLMVVADGRARPVVIAAAVINDERMKGWLDANFPHPYRLVLAGRRAIVEVIDRAREAREREGLPVHRHPHGAAVPARAPEGTLH, from the coding sequence GTGACGATCGACTTCGGCGCCGTGCTGGTCGCCCTGACGAGCTTCTCGGCGGTCGCCATCCTCGTCAGCGGCCTCGACGACCTGTTCATCGACGTCTGCTACTACGGCTCCCAGCTGCGGCGGCGCTTCTCCCGCTCGCGGACCGAGGAGGTCACGGAGGCGGATCTCCGCGCCCTGCCCGAGCAGGGCATCGCGATCATGATCCCCGCGTGGCACGAGGACGCGGTCATCGGACACATGCTGCGCAATACCCTCGGCACCGTGGAATACGGGAACTACGACATCTTCATCGGCACCTATCCGAACGACGAGGCGACCATGCACGCCGTCGCGGCGGTCGCCGAGTCGGACCCCCGCGTGCACCGGATCGTCTGCCCGCACGACGGGCCGACCAACAAGGCCGACTGCCTGAACTGGATCATCGAGGGGATCCGCCATTACGACAAGGCGACGGGCAAGCGCATCGGCATCCTCATGCTGCACGACTCCGAGGACCTCGTCCATCCGCTCTCCCTCAAGCTGATGAACCGCTGGATCCCCGAGGTCGCCATGGTCCAGCTGCCGGTGATCCCCTTCGAGTCGGCCGCCGGCGAGATGACGGCCGGGACCTACCTCGACGAGTTCGCCGAGTCCCATCTCAAGGACATGGTGGTGCGCGAGCGCCTGAGCGGCATGGTCCCCTCGGCGGGCGTGGGCACCGGCTTCTCCCGCGCGGCCATCGAGCGGCTGGCCCTCAAGCACAACAACCAGGTCTTCAACGTCGGGACCTTCACGGAAGACTACGACCTCGCGTTCCGCCTGAAGGCCATCGGCGAGCGCTCGATGCTGCTGCAGTTCACCGTCGAGCGGACGCGCGTCGAGGGCGCGAAGCTGCGGGTCGTGCGCGAGCTCGTGGGGACGAGGGAGTATTTCCCCTCGAACTTCTCGGACGCCGTCCGTCAGAAGGCGCGCTGGACGCTCGGCATCGTCTTCCACGGCTGGCAGCAGCGCGGCTGGGAGGGGGACCTGCCGCTGCGCTACATGATCTGGCGCGACCGCAAGGCGCTGCTGACCAACTCGGTCAACATACTCGGCTACCTCCTGCTCCTCGAGGCCGCCGTCGGCCCCTACTGGGACCCGGCCGGCGCCGATCCGGAACGGATCCGGTTCATCCCGGCCGACGGCTGGGTCTGGAAGGTGATCCTCGTCGACGCGCTCCTCCTGTTCAACCGCTGCGCGCAGCGGGTCGCGTGCGACGCTCGGATCTCCTCCTGGAAGCAGGCGTGGCTCTCCCTGCCCCGGATCATCTGGGGGAACGTCATCAACTTCTGCGCGGTCGCCCGCGCGACGCACATCTTCGTCCGCAACCGCCTGACCGGCGAGAAGCTGGTCTGGGCGAAGACGGCGCACGCCTTCCCGAGCGAGGCGCAGCTCCTGGGCTACAAGCGCAAGCTCGGGGACCTCCTTCTCGAGCAGCGGCGCATCACGCTGTCCCATCTGTCCGAGGCGCTCCGGTCCCAGAAGGAGTCGGGCAAGCGCCTGGGCGACATCCTCGTCGACAGCGGCTTCGCGCGGGAGAGCGAGATCGTCGAGACGCTGGCGGGCCAGCTGAAGGTGGAGGCGGTGAGGCTGGATCACGCGCGCCTGAGGCGGGAGGACCTGGACCTCATCAGCGAGTGCGCCTGCCGCGAGCACCTGATGGTCGTCGCCGACGGGCGCGCGCGGCCGGTCGTCATCGCCGCCGCCGTGATAAACGACGAGCGGATGAAGGGCTGGCTCGACGCGAACTTCCCTCACCCTTACCGGCTCGTGCTGGCCGGGCGCCGCGCCATCGTCGAGGTCATCGACCGCGCGCGCGAGGCCCGCGAGCGCGAGGGCCTGCCCGTGCACCGGCACCCCCACGGCGCGGCGGTCCCCGCGCGCGCGCCGGAGGGGACGCTTCATTGA
- a CDS encoding PIG-L family deacetylase gives MTVSVLERAAPGRADLLSKYAGQTVIAVGAHPDDLELGCGGTLARLSRAGARVVMVVVSIPSSLRSRRLEAMKAAEILGCEVRFLTPNKCCRVEDLKTHQLVGMIDALVKELEPAAMFCHCLANLHLDHKLVYEACMASQRLRYFDIFCYSPTSCHAVNIAFYPHAYIDISDTIEEKMRAIRVHSSQFDARGLNTERYREVDGNMGKIVGVKYAEGVEIIRMKVN, from the coding sequence ATGACCGTGAGCGTCCTGGAGCGGGCGGCGCCCGGGCGGGCCGATCTCTTGAGCAAGTACGCGGGCCAGACCGTGATCGCGGTCGGCGCCCATCCCGACGACCTCGAGCTCGGCTGCGGCGGCACTTTGGCCCGCCTGAGCCGTGCCGGCGCCCGCGTCGTGATGGTGGTGGTGAGCATACCCAGCAGCCTGCGCTCGCGCCGCCTCGAGGCGATGAAGGCGGCCGAGATACTCGGGTGCGAGGTCCGTTTCCTGACGCCCAACAAGTGCTGCCGGGTCGAGGACCTCAAGACGCATCAGCTGGTCGGCATGATCGACGCCCTCGTCAAGGAACTCGAGCCGGCGGCGATGTTCTGCCATTGCCTGGCGAACCTGCATCTCGACCACAAGCTGGTCTACGAGGCCTGCATGGCCAGCCAGCGGCTGCGTTACTTCGACATCTTCTGCTACTCTCCGACGAGCTGCCACGCCGTGAACATCGCCTTCTATCCGCACGCCTACATCGACATCTCGGACACGATCGAGGAGAAGATGCGGGCGATCCGAGTCCATTCGAGCCAGTTCGACGCGCGCGGCCTGAACACCGAGCGCTACCGCGAGGTCGACGGGAACATGGGAAAGATCGTGGGCGTGAAGTACGCCGAGGGCGTGGAAATCATCCGCATGAAAGTCAATTAG
- a CDS encoding tetratricopeptide repeat protein yields the protein MRQIYVAVMMSAAVLSAASAGSQEGAAPRSPHKAQFERAYKLKEQKRDTQALAAFNAILQKDPRDHAALTEAGYLHASLKQYGPAAERLSAASAQDPENMRLRMDLGYVQQARKRYAEADEQFRVVAAKPGEFQEAAQGASTEIHRLLAAGDPSEAKRRRAMERGYAALNRGAKAAARKEFAAVLAADPKDEAARKQLGFLNFEAGRFAEAAADFEAVRALRPNDYLVVLQLGYTYERLKKKEQARQAFSAALDSTDARIHDAAQTALQASGGAPKPAPASSL from the coding sequence ATGCGCCAGATCTATGTCGCCGTCATGATGTCCGCGGCCGTGCTGTCCGCCGCGAGCGCCGGAAGCCAAGAGGGCGCCGCGCCGCGGTCGCCTCATAAAGCCCAGTTCGAACGCGCCTATAAGCTCAAGGAGCAGAAGCGGGACACGCAGGCCCTGGCGGCGTTCAACGCCATACTGCAGAAGGACCCCCGCGATCACGCCGCCCTGACCGAGGCCGGCTATCTGCACGCGAGCCTGAAGCAGTACGGCCCCGCGGCCGAGCGCCTGTCGGCCGCGTCGGCGCAGGACCCGGAGAACATGCGGCTGCGCATGGACCTGGGCTACGTGCAGCAGGCGCGCAAGCGCTACGCGGAGGCGGACGAGCAGTTCCGGGTCGTCGCGGCGAAGCCCGGCGAGTTCCAGGAGGCGGCCCAGGGCGCCTCGACGGAGATCCATCGCCTCCTCGCGGCGGGGGACCCGTCCGAAGCGAAGCGCCGGCGGGCGATGGAGCGCGGCTACGCGGCCTTGAACCGGGGAGCGAAGGCGGCGGCCCGCAAGGAGTTCGCGGCCGTCCTCGCCGCCGATCCCAAGGACGAGGCGGCCCGCAAGCAGCTCGGGTTCCTCAACTTCGAGGCGGGCCGGTTCGCCGAGGCCGCGGCCGACTTCGAGGCGGTCCGCGCGCTGCGCCCGAACGACTACCTCGTCGTGCTGCAGCTCGGCTACACGTACGAGCGCCTGAAGAAGAAGGAGCAGGCCCGTCAGGCGTTCTCCGCGGCGCTCGACAGCACCGACGCGAGGATCCACGACGCGGCCCAGACCGCGCTGCAGGCGTCCGGCGGCGCGCCGAAGCCCGCTCCGGCCTCGTCCCTGTAG
- a CDS encoding WbqC family protein: MIVAAHQPNFIPWLGYFDKMSKADLFIVVDHVQMERQSYQNRVRIKTGAGERWITVPVVQESRSERIMDKRIDNSRSGRFRWSRKMFLTLKYAYQSAPHFRDYEPALAEIFETRWELLSGLNGRLIEFCREALEIRTPMVRSSTLAVAGSKSDLVLNMCRETGATAYLAGDGASRGYLDVDAFERAGIRVHWQEFEHPRYRQHPSSEVFIPNLSTFDLLFNCGSRSAQILRGERVRGGVLV, from the coding sequence ATGATCGTCGCGGCGCATCAACCGAATTTCATCCCGTGGCTCGGATATTTCGACAAGATGAGCAAGGCCGACCTCTTCATCGTCGTCGATCACGTCCAGATGGAGCGGCAGAGCTACCAGAACCGCGTGCGGATCAAGACGGGAGCGGGTGAGCGCTGGATCACGGTGCCGGTCGTCCAGGAGTCCCGGTCCGAGCGCATCATGGACAAGCGCATCGACAACAGCCGCTCCGGCCGCTTCCGGTGGAGCCGCAAGATGTTCCTCACCCTCAAGTACGCCTACCAGTCGGCGCCGCACTTCCGGGACTACGAGCCCGCCCTCGCCGAGATCTTCGAGACGCGCTGGGAGCTCCTGAGCGGCCTCAACGGACGGCTCATCGAGTTCTGCCGCGAGGCTCTCGAGATCCGCACGCCGATGGTGCGCAGCTCCACCCTCGCCGTCGCGGGCTCGAAATCCGACCTGGTCCTCAATATGTGCCGGGAGACCGGGGCGACGGCCTACCTCGCCGGGGACGGGGCCTCGCGGGGCTATCTGGACGTGGACGCGTTCGAGCGGGCGGGGATACGCGTGCACTGGCAGGAATTCGAGCATCCGCGCTACCGGCAGCATCCGTCCAGCGAGGTCTTCATCCCGAACCTGTCGACGTTCGATCTGCTGTTCAATTGCGGGTCCCGGAGCGCTCAGATCCTGCGCGGGGAACGGGTCCGCGGGGGGGTCCTCGTATGA
- a CDS encoding tetratricopeptide repeat protein: protein MKIPSECRIGLLIFILASGAGPAAGEAPSADVDRAYAALREGRAEDAAALLASVPRADPAARLARHELAYLHLRKKEWKEAVALLGELLDGAPSDARLRMELGYARQALGDRAAAADEFALAAKEPGEFQEQARAALAGLAAGPSGADGGEALSNEGYAHLRRADAAAARE, encoded by the coding sequence GTGAAGATCCCCTCCGAGTGCCGGATCGGCCTGCTGATCTTCATCCTCGCGAGCGGCGCCGGGCCGGCGGCCGGCGAGGCGCCGTCCGCGGACGTCGACCGGGCGTACGCCGCCCTGCGCGAGGGCCGGGCGGAGGACGCGGCGGCGCTCCTCGCGAGCGTGCCGCGCGCCGATCCCGCCGCCCGGCTGGCGCGGCACGAGCTCGCCTACCTTCACCTGCGCAAGAAGGAATGGAAGGAGGCCGTCGCCCTGCTCGGCGAGCTCCTCGACGGCGCGCCCTCGGACGCGCGCCTGCGCATGGAGCTCGGCTACGCGCGCCAGGCCCTCGGCGACCGGGCCGCGGCCGCGGACGAGTTCGCTCTCGCCGCCAAGGAGCCCGGCGAGTTCCAGGAACAGGCCCGCGCCGCGCTGGCCGGCCTCGCGGCCGGCCCCTCGGGCGCCGACGGCGGCGAGGCCCTTTCGAACGAAGGCTACGCGCATCTCCGCCGCGCCGACGCCGCGGCCGCCCGCGAGTAG